The genomic segment ATGCTTGAGAAAAAGTATAAATTTCTTACTAAAAAGCATCCTGTTCATTTTAATCTAGGTGAGATAGTTGTTGAGGATAAATTAACTTATATTATATTTGAATGTATATGTAACTATTTAATTGAGACAAAAAAATATAATGTAATAGTTTCGTTTGATTGTCGTGAAAAAATTTATACAGAGGGAATACTCTTATCACCATTGAATATTCTTAGAGTAAGACATAAAGATAATGATAAAGAGTTTATGAAAATGTTCAAAAAAAAGATATTAAAAACGCATTATAGAAGAGTAGTGGGTGTAACAGATTCAGAATTAGAAAATTTAATGCTTCCTTCTAAAATAATGACAGAAGTTGATAGTTTTCTAAAATATTTTAACCTTGGAAAAAGACAAAGAGACGCAATTGCAGAAGTTATTGCAGAATTAGTGGGTAATGTTTTAGAACATGCTCAAACTGAATGCTTAATCGATTTAGATATTGCTGAAGGTTATAAAAAAGGAAGTGGGGATGAGAGCTATTATGGAATAAATATCACAATTATTAATTTTTCTGATCGCCTTTTAGGAGATTCAATTTCTGAAAAGATAACTACTACAGAAATACTTAATAAAAAACATTTAAAACTTCTTGATGCATATAAAGTTCATCGAAAAAGCTTTAGTAAAAATTATCTAAAAGAAGATTTTTATAATATAGCATCTTTTCAACACAAAATTTCTGGGAGAATGTCGAATGAAAGTACTGGTGGTACTGGATTGACAAAGTTAATTAATCGATTAGAAAAGTACTCAGATGCATATTTTTGTTATGTAATTACTGGCGATAGGGCAATCTTTTTTTTACACGAATACCTTTCTTATAATGAAGAAGAATGGATAGGATTTAATGAAGAAAATGATTTTTTAAATAATATTCCGAATGAAGACATACTAGGTACAAGTAAAATTAATATGCCTGGTACAGCATATAACTTAAATTTTATTTTGAAATCTGAGGAGATTTTGTATGAAAAATAATTTTGAATTAGAAATTGATAATACAGTAACAAAATTAGCAGGTAATCCATTGGGAAAAAAAATATATCAATCACAAGTATTAAAAGAAATTGATTATGAAAAGGAAATTATGATTGTTTTTCCTGACAGAATTGATACAATCGCTTCTTCATTTATTCAAGGTTTTTTTGAAGACATGGTAAGCAAAATAGGTGTTAATGGGATAGTTAGTCAAGTAACTATAAAATCTTCAATACCGGATATTAAAGATTTAATCGTAAAAAATCTTATATGAACTAATGAAGTTAGGAGTGCTTTTTTTGGATAAGATTTCAATAACTGTAGCAATAATTTCAGCTGCTATTTCTATGTATGTAGGAATAATTCAACATATAAGGGAAAAAAAAATAAACCAAACAAATTTAGAATCTATTTATTTTAACGACATATACAAAGAGTTTCTAATAAAAAAAATACCTGAAGCACGTAAATACATTCATGTAAAAAATGATGGAAGTGTGATTGGAATCGAGAAAATGATTGAAGAACTAAATACTATTAGACAAGATTCATTATACTATCATTACAATGATTCAAAATTTTTCGAAAAACTAAAGTCAGATTTACAAGATTTAGAAGATTATTTAATAAATAAATCTAACAAGAAACTTTCTTCGGAAGAACATTCTGAATTTTATGAAAATGTAAAAATAAAATTAATGAAAATCTATAAAACAATAAATAATAAATTTTTAGGTACAAAATAATACTATATGTAATTAATAATGAATAACTCAATTTTTAATACGAATTTTGATTGGAGTGTTAGTTTTGATTGCAGGTTTATTGTGTAGACATTATAAAATTTATCAAGGATTAAATTTTATTCCTTTGTGTAACGATCATCAAAGTCCATTGTCTATTTTCATTGGTAATAATGCTGTGGGTAAAAGTTCTGTATTGGAAAGTATTAACACTTTTTTTAATAATTCACATTGGAATAGAACTAAAAATACTAAATCAGCTGAAGCTTTTATTGCTCCAATATTTCTTTTAAAAAAAAGCGATTTCAACTTAAATGATGGAGGAGTTTTGGATTCATTAAACGCATTAAGTAATTATTTTTGGAATATAGATAAAACTTCAAACATTTCTTCCTTCGGTAGTGAAGCTATTCAAAACTTTTTAAAGTTTCGAGATGAATTAAAACAAAGATATAATCCTGAAGAATACTTATTCTTTTTAATAGGAATGAAATTCGAAAGTAGATTACAAATTTATTATAGTAGTTTCGATAATGATCTAGAAACCAAAATGAGAGGTAAAGGTGTTGAATTTCGAGATAATAAATTATTATCAGCTATTAAAAACTATTTTTCTTATATATATATTCCTTCAGAAGCCTTAACTAGTGAAGTTACTAAACTAGAGAATAGAGAGATGCAGGAATTGATGAGTACAGATATATTGGAGGGTATAGATAAAATATTACTCCAAAAAAATGTAACAGATGGTGATGGTAAAGGTCTTAAAATTAATTTAATAACTTATTTAAATAATAATTTAGACGATTATATGAATAAAATAAACGATACGATTAAGGATATCGATAATAGTTACGCATATAAATCTGAAAGAAACTTTAAACGAAAATTAACTTCACTTGATGTCCGAAGTAGAATTTTAGAAGCTTATTTTTCGATTAGAACTTTGAAAAAAGATAAAAAAGAAATTTTTGAACTTAGTTCAGGCGAGCAAAGAATTGCTTTAATTGATATAGCCACAGCATTTTTAGAGAATGAAAACAATGATAGACATAAAAAAATAATTTTAGCTATTGATGAGCCTGAAAATTCATTACATCTAACCAAAGCATTTGGACAGTTTGAAAGATTGAAGAATTTAGTAGGTAAAGCTCAATTACTAATTACGACTCACTGGTACGGTTCACTACCAGTAACCGATGTAGGGAATGTTCACTATGTTGAGCTTAAATCAGAAAATAAAGTTCAAATCAAAACTTATGATTTAAATAACTATTTTGAAAAAAGAGGTTCTTTGCCAGAGGACATCCAAATGAAAAGCTACTTTGATTTAACTTCCTCAATTCTAAGCTCGATTCGATCAGAAAAAACGAACTGGATTATTTGTGAGGGTAGTGATGATAAACTGTATTTATCACATTATTTAAAAGACGTAGATAATTTGAAAATTTTAAGTGTAGGTGGTTGTGGAAATGTAATTAAAATTTATAAATATCTTTTTACTCCATTTATGGAGAAAGAAGAAAAGAAAAGTATCGAAAGCAAAGTTCTCTGCTTAATTGATACAGATGAAATAGTTCACGACTTACAAATTAAAAGTGATGCAAAGGAGAAGCTAAAAATAGTTAGAATTCAACCAGATAAAGATGAAAATATAAATCTTCAGTCAGTTTCTAAATCTGGTTATCATAATCCAACAGAAATGGAAGATTGTTTGAATCCAAGAAAGTACTATGAGTCTATAAAAGAAGAAATACTTAAAACAAATAATATTGATTTAATCAATATATATAATAAATTCAAATTTAATACAGATGCTAAATCGTCTAGAGTTAAAAGTGAAAAATTTTCAATATTGGAACCTAAAGAATTAGTTAAATTTGAAGAGAAAAAAAATATATATGATTACTTAGATGATCATCATAATAAATTTTTAATTGCAAAAAACTATAGTCAGAGAAGTAGAGGAGATTTACCTGGATTGTTTAAACTGATTCAAGAATTTTTTATTTGAATCCATAGTGTATACCGCAAGCATATAATCTTTTTTTTTGTATGTAATTATTTTGTAGTAAATCTAATATAAAATGCCTAAATCCGAGTGTATTTACTATCGGATTTAGGCATTTTATATTATGCACGTGTTAGTATAATTCTCAAAATTTCGTGTATGACGTCATGATCCCGGACGTCATGGACACGATAATTACCAGGTAACGTATAGACGTCTATCGCTCCGACGTAAGCAATCTTCAGTTCCAATGTTCCGTCCTCCTGACAGGTCGTCCGGAGTTCGAGTTCACCGCTGATGACACCGACTTCTTGCGTCATGACACCATGTGTGGCGGTAAAGGTAGAGGTTTTCGTTTCCATCGAATCGACTCCTTTTTAGTATGTACATGTGTTCAACATCGTTTGTAGAGCTGTTTTTTCACTCGACTGTAAGCTGAGGTTCCAACGACTCTTCGTATTAATCCACATCTTCGAGTAAGCGCAGCTCGCACCTGTCCGTGTCGGCTTCCATGTCGACGGATCCTGATCTCCTTTTGAACGGTTTGAGCTTGCAGAGACAGCGATCAATTGCGGACCTGTTAAATCGTTTGCGAATGCTTGACGTGTCGTCGTCGTCCAACTGCTTGCGCCTGAGCGCCATGCTTCAGCAAGCGGTACGACGTGATCGATGTCGAGGTCAGATGGATTCGTAAATGTCAGTCCGTCATAGTAACTATACCAAGAACCGGATGTAACGGGGCACGTTCCGACATATGAATCAGCATCACGTTTTA from the Exiguobacterium sp. BMC-KP genome contains:
- a CDS encoding HNH endonuclease family protein, producing MKSIVITALVCLTAFQFDTTSVSALPSGISSKATAQSQLDALIVKTEGSMTGYSRDLFPHWSSQGGGCDTRQVVLKRDADSYVGTCPVTSGSWYSYYDGLTFTNPSDLDIDHVVPLAEAWRSGASSWTTTTRQAFANDLTGPQLIAVSASSNRSKGDQDPSTWKPTRTGASCAYSKMWINTKSRWNLSLQSSEKTALQTMLNTCTY
- a CDS encoding AAA family ATPase, coding for MIAGLLCRHYKIYQGLNFIPLCNDHQSPLSIFIGNNAVGKSSVLESINTFFNNSHWNRTKNTKSAEAFIAPIFLLKKSDFNLNDGGVLDSLNALSNYFWNIDKTSNISSFGSEAIQNFLKFRDELKQRYNPEEYLFFLIGMKFESRLQIYYSSFDNDLETKMRGKGVEFRDNKLLSAIKNYFSYIYIPSEALTSEVTKLENREMQELMSTDILEGIDKILLQKNVTDGDGKGLKINLITYLNNNLDDYMNKINDTIKDIDNSYAYKSERNFKRKLTSLDVRSRILEAYFSIRTLKKDKKEIFELSSGEQRIALIDIATAFLENENNDRHKKIILAIDEPENSLHLTKAFGQFERLKNLVGKAQLLITTHWYGSLPVTDVGNVHYVELKSENKVQIKTYDLNNYFEKRGSLPEDIQMKSYFDLTSSILSSIRSEKTNWIICEGSDDKLYLSHYLKDVDNLKILSVGGCGNVIKIYKYLFTPFMEKEEKKSIESKVLCLIDTDEIVHDLQIKSDAKEKLKIVRIQPDKDENINLQSVSKSGYHNPTEMEDCLNPRKYYESIKEEILKTNNIDLINIYNKFKFNTDAKSSRVKSEKFSILEPKELVKFEEKKNIYDYLDDHHNKFLIAKNYSQRSRGDLPGLFKLIQEFFI